One window of Flavobacteriales bacterium genomic DNA carries:
- a CDS encoding elongation factor Ts: protein MKITAAQVNELRQKTGAGMMDCKKALVEAAGDFDAAIDLLRKQGQKVAAKRSDRDAAEGMVLGKVNGNKAILLNLSCETDFVAKTDDFVGFTNALVDLAFENNLTTVDALVAASYNGTTVAEAITELTGKTGEKVQVSGLEVIEAPTVVAYNHPGNRVGTIVGLNKAGFEEMGRDVAMQAAAMAPVALNKESVSDEVIAKEIEIGKELAIQEGKPADMAEKIAQGRLGKFFKENTLMEQAFIKDNKLSVAQYLKTGDPELTVTDFKRFSLGA from the coding sequence GTGAAAATTACTGCTGCTCAGGTAAACGAGCTAAGACAGAAGACAGGCGCAGGAATGATGGATTGCAAGAAAGCCCTTGTTGAGGCTGCTGGCGATTTTGATGCTGCTATTGACCTACTTAGAAAGCAAGGACAGAAAGTTGCTGCAAAGCGTTCTGACCGCGATGCTGCTGAAGGAATGGTTCTGGGTAAGGTGAACGGCAACAAGGCCATTCTTCTTAACCTAAGCTGCGAAACTGACTTCGTTGCGAAAACCGATGATTTTGTTGGTTTCACAAACGCGTTGGTTGATCTTGCTTTCGAGAACAACTTGACCACAGTTGATGCATTGGTTGCAGCTTCTTACAACGGAACAACGGTAGCTGAGGCTATTACTGAGCTTACTGGTAAAACGGGAGAAAAAGTTCAGGTTTCAGGACTTGAGGTGATTGAAGCTCCAACTGTTGTTGCTTACAATCACCCTGGAAACAGAGTTGGAACCATCGTTGGACTTAACAAGGCTGGTTTCGAGGAAATGGGACGCGATGTGGCAATGCAAGCTGCTGCCATGGCTCCGGTTGCCTTGAACAAAGAATCAGTTTCTGATGAGGTCATCGCCAAGGAAATTGAGATCGGTAAAGAGTTGGCCATCCAAGAAGGAAAGCCAGCTGATATGGCTGAGAAGATCGCTCAAGGTCGTTTGGGTAAATTCTTCAAAGAGAACACCTTGATGGAGCAGGCCTTCATTAAGGACAACAAGTTGAGTGTTGCTCAGTACTTGAAGACCGGAGACCCTGAATTGACGGTTACAGATTTCAAGCGTTTTTCGCTTGGAGCTTGA
- a CDS encoding UMP kinase, which translates to MKYKRVLLKLSGESLMGDKQFGIDHDRLGQYAQEIKEIVESGVELAIVIGGGNIFRGIQAAEGGMDRVQGDYMGMLATMINSMALQSALENINLDTRLMSAIKMDEIAEPFIRRRAVRHLERGRVVIFGAGTGNPYFTTDSAASLRAIEVEADVILKGTRVDGIYTADPEKDATAEKFDTISFNEVYNRGLQVMDMTAFTLCNENKLPIIVFNMDEGGNLSRVVAGETVGTLVEG; encoded by the coding sequence TTGAAGTACAAGAGAGTGCTCCTGAAACTCAGCGGAGAATCGTTGATGGGAGATAAGCAGTTCGGTATCGACCATGATCGTTTGGGTCAGTACGCGCAGGAGATCAAAGAAATTGTGGAATCTGGTGTTGAGTTGGCCATCGTAATCGGTGGTGGAAACATCTTCCGAGGAATTCAGGCGGCAGAAGGCGGTATGGACCGCGTACAGGGCGATTACATGGGCATGTTGGCCACGATGATCAACAGCATGGCGCTTCAGTCGGCTTTGGAGAACATCAACCTGGATACACGACTTATGTCTGCCATTAAGATGGATGAGATCGCAGAGCCGTTCATTCGCAGAAGAGCAGTTCGTCACTTGGAAAGAGGCCGTGTGGTCATTTTCGGTGCAGGAACTGGAAATCCATATTTCACTACGGATTCGGCTGCTTCGCTGCGCGCCATCGAAGTAGAAGCCGATGTGATTCTGAAAGGAACGCGTGTGGATGGAATCTACACGGCTGACCCTGAGAAAGACGCTACAGCCGAGAAATTCGATACCATCAGCTTCAATGAAGTTTACAACCGAGGACTTCAGGTGATGGACATGACCGCATTCACACTTTGCAACGAGAACAAATTGCCGATCATCGTTTTCAACATGGATGAAGGCGGAAACCTTTCTCGTGTTGTGGCAGGTGAAACGGTCGGTACGCTTGTAGAAGGATAG
- a CDS encoding ribosome recycling factor — protein sequence MEEELEFIFDSTKEGMENAIERLEHELARIRAGKASPQMLTSVMVEYYGSMTPLKNVANTTTPDSKTLQIQPFEKGILEEIEKGIMRANLGFNPMNDGKVVRISIPPLTEERRRDLVKQARAVAEQAKVSIRNARKDANDEIKKLQKDGMSEDIAKRAEGDVQELTTTYSNKVDALVEEKEKDIMTI from the coding sequence ATGGAAGAAGAGTTAGAGTTCATTTTCGATTCGACTAAGGAAGGGATGGAGAACGCCATTGAGCGTTTGGAACATGAGTTGGCGCGTATCCGTGCGGGAAAGGCAAGTCCTCAAATGCTTACCAGCGTGATGGTGGAGTATTACGGTTCCATGACTCCGCTCAAGAATGTGGCGAACACCACCACGCCAGATTCCAAAACGTTGCAGATTCAACCATTCGAAAAAGGAATTCTTGAAGAAATTGAGAAAGGCATCATGCGTGCAAATCTCGGTTTCAATCCGATGAACGATGGAAAAGTGGTACGCATCAGCATTCCACCGTTGACAGAAGAGCGCAGACGCGATCTGGTGAAGCAAGCGCGAGCCGTAGCCGAGCAGGCAAAGGTTTCCATCAGAAATGCGCGTAAGGACGCCAACGATGAGATAAAGAAGCTTCAGAAAGACGGAATGTCGGAAGACATTGCCAAACGCGCTGAAGGTGACGTTCAAGAACTCACGACCACTTATTCGAATAAGGTAGATGCGTTGGTTGAAGAGAAGGAGAAAGACATTATGACGATTTGA